In a genomic window of Porphyromonadaceae bacterium W3.11:
- a CDS encoding MarC family protein — MNELLQQIDTTEIASVFMVLFAVIDIIGAIPIIISLRNRGQKIEPFKTFFISSVILVGFLFFGEWLLSFLSIDVKSFAAAGAIILFLLAFEMIFGIEFFKNDSPAGAGTLVPLVFPLIAGAASFTTLLSFQAQYYMINIILATLLNMFVVWLVLAKIDVVERIVGAGGVYVLRKFFGVILMAMSVKLFTENISALLGQI, encoded by the coding sequence ATGAATGAACTTTTACAACAAATCGATACGACAGAGATTGCAAGCGTCTTCATGGTACTATTTGCCGTAATTGATATAATTGGAGCTATACCAATTATCATTAGTCTCAGGAATAGAGGGCAGAAAATAGAACCTTTCAAAACATTTTTTATTTCATCCGTCATCCTCGTCGGATTTCTATTCTTTGGAGAGTGGTTACTATCTTTCCTTAGTATCGATGTGAAGAGTTTTGCAGCAGCGGGTGCTATCATTTTATTCTTACTCGCCTTTGAGATGATTTTTGGCATTGAGTTTTTCAAAAATGACAGTCCTGCAGGTGCGGGGACGCTTGTACCTCTAGTATTTCCTTTGATAGCTGGAGCTGCATCATTCACTACTCTACTATCTTTTCAGGCACAATACTATATGATTAATATCATATTAGCAACATTACTTAACATGTTTGTTGTCTGGCTAGTTTTGGCAAAAATTGACGTTGTAGAGAGGATTGTAGGAGCTGGAGGAGTGTATGTCCTGAGGAAGTTCTTTGGCGTCATCTTGATGGCGATGTCCGTTAAGCTATTCACAGAAAATATTTCTGCTCTTTTGGGACAAATATAA
- the nhaA gene encoding Na+/H+ antiporter NhaA has translation MSVNPSVFLFLAAILAIIFANTGLKELYDNILNAPVTLEVWGYSFFKIAGRPMTAAEFINDALMAIFFFSVGLEIKREMTIGSLSSFKKALLPVVAAFGGIIVPVLVFLSICHTEPVMRGMAIPMATDIAFALAVLGLLGKRVPATLKIFLMALAVVDDIVGILVIAIFYSSGINVVPLVLGLSFVLIAYILGQKGVVRSGIYYFIFFIVWSLFLHSGIHTTIAGVLLALSIPYKPTIRPRDLREDLKLLTERVEIACEPDHVVRDFLSDDEIEEILRTERRLLRSISPVQIMEQQTNAFVNYVVLPLFAFANAGVALGGVSASELFGLPLAIFLGLFVGKTIGIFGFTCLFSKLKLIHLSPGITKWNLFGVSIFGGIGFTVSLFIATLAYSGLGETGEILLNEAKLGIFAGTIVSGIVGVLVLSTILKKEKKHNKGAYSKEYIDYMKTAVIDD, from the coding sequence ATGAGTGTAAACCCCTCGGTATTCCTGTTTTTGGCTGCTATTCTAGCAATCATTTTTGCAAATACAGGACTAAAAGAATTGTATGATAATATTCTTAATGCCCCTGTAACATTAGAGGTTTGGGGATATTCTTTCTTCAAGATTGCTGGCCGTCCGATGACCGCTGCTGAGTTTATTAATGATGCATTGATGGCTATTTTCTTCTTCTCTGTCGGATTAGAGATTAAGCGAGAAATGACCATTGGTTCATTATCAAGTTTTAAGAAAGCCTTATTGCCTGTAGTCGCTGCATTCGGTGGGATCATCGTACCGGTATTGGTTTTCCTATCCATTTGCCATACTGAGCCAGTAATGCGTGGTATGGCTATTCCGATGGCAACAGATATTGCTTTTGCCTTGGCCGTCTTAGGTTTGCTTGGGAAGAGAGTACCCGCAACACTAAAGATTTTCCTCATGGCTTTGGCCGTAGTGGATGATATCGTCGGTATCTTGGTTATCGCTATTTTTTATTCATCTGGAATCAATGTAGTGCCATTAGTCTTAGGATTAAGTTTCGTCTTAATCGCTTATATACTGGGGCAGAAAGGTGTTGTTCGTTCAGGGATTTATTACTTTATATTCTTTATAGTGTGGTCTCTATTCTTACACTCTGGAATTCACACTACCATTGCTGGTGTATTATTAGCTCTTAGTATTCCATATAAACCAACTATTCGACCACGAGACCTAAGAGAAGATCTGAAGTTATTGACAGAACGTGTGGAGATTGCATGTGAGCCAGATCATGTGGTTAGGGATTTCCTTAGTGACGATGAGATAGAGGAGATACTTAGAACGGAAAGGAGACTCCTCAGATCAATTAGCCCAGTTCAGATCATGGAGCAGCAAACAAATGCGTTCGTTAACTATGTGGTTCTTCCACTATTTGCATTTGCTAATGCTGGTGTAGCGTTAGGTGGTGTCTCTGCCAGTGAATTATTTGGTCTGCCGTTGGCGATTTTCTTGGGCCTATTTGTAGGAAAGACTATTGGTATTTTCGGCTTTACCTGCCTTTTCTCAAAGCTTAAGCTTATTCATCTATCTCCTGGGATTACTAAGTGGAATCTCTTTGGGGTGTCAATCTTTGGAGGAATCGGGTTTACGGTCTCCTTATTCATTGCAACTTTAGCATATTCTGGCTTAGGAGAAACTGGTGAAATTCTTTTAAATGAAGCAAAACTAGGTATATTTGCAGGTACGATCGTTTCGGGAATAGTGGGTGTACTCGTTCTTTCAACCATTTTGAAGAAAGAGAAAAAGCACAATAAGGGTGCATATAGTAAGGAGTACATTGATTATATGAAGACAGCTGTGATTGATGATTAA
- a CDS encoding Mrp/NBP35 family ATP-binding protein encodes MSKIEIQEIIDALKTVRYPGEEGNIVSNGMVQNDIVIDGNKVSFSIRFKKAKDPLHKSVIKAAESAILTFVSDEIDIQGNITPIFPDPVPSKNTSVLPKVKNIIAVSSGKGGVGKSTVTANLAVALSQMGYKVGLLDADIFGPSMPRMLNLEDAQPEVVSIDGHDYIQPAENYGVKMLSIGFFVQKDSAIVWRGSMASNALGQLITEGNWGELDYLLLDLPPGTSDIHLTIIQTVGLTGAIVVTTPQNVALDDARKGISMFRDDKINVPILGIVENMSWFTPAELPQNKYYIFGEEGGKKLAEELNVPLLGQLPLVQSVRESADKGAPIALNDETIMGLSFRKLAENVISAVDKRNQQLPPTKKVEVTER; translated from the coding sequence ATGAGCAAAATAGAAATTCAAGAAATAATAGATGCGTTAAAGACGGTACGATATCCTGGCGAAGAGGGGAATATTGTATCGAATGGAATGGTGCAAAATGATATTGTTATCGATGGCAATAAAGTGTCATTTTCTATTCGTTTTAAAAAGGCTAAAGATCCACTTCACAAGTCGGTTATTAAGGCGGCTGAGAGTGCTATCCTTACCTTTGTTTCGGATGAGATCGATATACAGGGTAATATCACCCCAATCTTTCCAGATCCAGTACCTTCCAAAAATACATCTGTATTACCTAAGGTTAAGAATATAATAGCTGTAAGTAGCGGTAAGGGTGGAGTAGGCAAGAGTACGGTTACGGCTAACCTTGCTGTAGCTCTCTCTCAAATGGGGTATAAAGTAGGGCTATTAGATGCCGATATCTTTGGTCCGTCTATGCCTAGAATGCTTAACCTCGAGGATGCACAGCCAGAGGTCGTTTCTATTGATGGTCATGACTATATCCAGCCTGCTGAGAATTATGGAGTAAAGATGCTCTCCATAGGTTTTTTTGTACAAAAAGATAGTGCTATTGTATGGCGTGGATCTATGGCATCAAATGCACTTGGTCAGTTAATCACAGAGGGTAATTGGGGTGAGTTAGATTATCTATTATTGGATTTGCCTCCGGGCACCTCTGATATTCACCTAACAATTATACAGACGGTTGGCCTTACTGGAGCGATAGTAGTAACGACACCTCAGAACGTTGCCCTAGACGATGCACGAAAGGGGATAAGTATGTTTAGGGATGATAAGATTAATGTCCCTATTCTGGGTATTGTCGAGAATATGTCGTGGTTTACTCCAGCTGAGTTACCACAGAATAAGTATTATATCTTTGGTGAAGAGGGCGGTAAAAAGTTGGCAGAAGAGCTGAATGTTCCACTATTGGGACAACTTCCATTGGTTCAGAGTGTTCGGGAGTCTGCAGATAAGGGGGCTCCGATAGCACTTAATGATGAGACCATCATGGGATTGTCATTTAGGAAACTTGCTGAGAATGTAATCTCAGCTGTAGATAAGAGAAATCAACAGCTCCCACCTACAAAAAAGGTGGAAGTGACCGAGAGATAA
- a CDS encoding S41 family peptidase, translating to MKKNLTTISIIVLLILMALLGGWYLGRRSTKVNLQRSVTPFDKLKATVQLIEDNYVDTVDVNDLVLELIPTLMSELDPHSTYLTAEQKLKEKENLEGFFYGIGVTFNVIKDTAIIVSVIPNGPSDLAGLKAGDRIISINKQPIAGAHKISADSVRSLLKGDKGSLVRLGIHSYNSTTEKHVSVKRGVVNMPQIDAAFMINDTLGYIRIPNFAMNTHNDFMQEIAKLESDGMKGLVLDLRDNPGGLLQPALLISNEILPAQSLIIYTEGAHQERRDVLSDGTGRLQNLPIYVLVNELSASSSEIVTGSLQDNDAAIVIGRRSFGKGLVQKSFEYYDGSSVHLTIARYHTASGRSLQRDYKMGGDEEYSNDWLTRYSRGEMFHADSIKINPDQLFKTIGGRTVYGGGGITPDIFIPRDTNGITSYYVEVLNKGLVHQFAFEYADRYRNILKKLGTAEKCYSFLTHQGLVWQLAEYANKKGVRPKNYLIYLSQDQLNNILYPLVIDYIYGADSSWMVRGYSDPMVLKAVQLFGDGITKPEFIPQEKLLLPDSLITNIPDSL from the coding sequence ATGAAAAAAAATCTCACTACCATATCTATTATAGTCCTACTAATACTTATGGCACTATTAGGAGGATGGTATTTGGGACGTAGATCTACAAAAGTAAATTTACAGAGGTCTGTTACCCCTTTTGATAAGCTAAAGGCAACAGTTCAGCTTATCGAAGATAACTATGTTGATACCGTAGATGTTAATGATCTCGTCTTGGAGCTAATCCCAACTCTAATGAGCGAATTAGATCCGCACTCCACATATCTGACAGCTGAACAGAAGCTGAAAGAAAAAGAAAATCTAGAGGGCTTCTTTTATGGTATCGGAGTGACATTTAATGTCATCAAAGATACTGCTATTATTGTGAGTGTTATACCTAATGGTCCCTCTGACCTAGCTGGCCTAAAAGCTGGTGATCGTATTATATCCATCAATAAACAACCGATAGCTGGAGCTCATAAAATTTCAGCGGACTCTGTTAGATCTCTCCTCAAAGGAGATAAGGGCAGTTTGGTAAGATTGGGTATTCATTCATATAACTCTACTACAGAAAAACATGTAAGTGTCAAGCGAGGAGTTGTAAATATGCCTCAGATAGATGCGGCTTTTATGATTAATGATACCCTTGGATATATCCGCATACCTAATTTTGCGATGAATACTCATAATGACTTTATGCAGGAGATTGCAAAGCTAGAGTCTGATGGTATGAAAGGCTTAGTCTTGGACCTCAGAGATAATCCAGGCGGATTATTACAGCCAGCACTATTGATATCCAATGAGATTTTGCCAGCACAAAGTCTAATCATATATACTGAGGGTGCTCATCAAGAGCGTCGTGATGTCTTGAGTGATGGTACTGGACGGTTACAAAATCTACCGATTTACGTCCTTGTAAATGAGCTCTCTGCCTCATCATCTGAGATAGTCACGGGATCACTGCAAGATAATGATGCTGCTATCGTAATAGGTCGCAGGAGCTTTGGTAAAGGTTTAGTACAGAAGTCATTTGAATACTATGATGGCTCTTCTGTCCATCTTACGATAGCTCGCTATCACACCGCATCGGGGCGTTCATTACAGCGTGATTATAAGATGGGGGGCGATGAAGAGTATTCAAATGATTGGCTCACAAGATATAGTAGAGGTGAGATGTTCCATGCGGATAGTATCAAGATAAACCCTGATCAACTCTTCAAGACCATTGGAGGACGAACCGTGTATGGAGGCGGTGGGATCACGCCAGATATCTTTATACCTAGAGATACTAATGGTATTACTTCATATTATGTGGAAGTGCTCAATAAGGGTCTTGTTCACCAATTTGCCTTTGAGTATGCTGATCGATATCGAAACATCCTAAAGAAATTAGGGACTGCAGAAAAATGCTATTCATTTCTTACACATCAAGGATTAGTATGGCAGTTGGCTGAGTATGCCAATAAAAAAGGTGTCAGACCCAAGAACTATTTGATCTATTTATCCCAAGATCAGCTGAATAATATTCTCTATCCATTAGTTATAGATTATATCTATGGAGCTGACTCATCATGGATGGTTCGCGGATATAGCGATCCTATGGTCCTGAAGGCTGTTCAGCTATTTGGAGATGGCATCACAAAGCCAGAGTTTATTCCACAAGAGAAGTTACTTCTGCCTGATTCATTGATTACAAATATACCCGATAGTTTATAA
- a CDS encoding 5-formyltetrahydrofolate cyclo-ligase, with the protein MLTKKEVRSEVKELKKCLSESQMKEKSTWICEKIFEMVKYREPSIISLFLSMPDEVRTGHLIDLLWAQGKHEVVVPRVEDKTTMCFYTHLPNKELKCSNYGILEPIDAPSAERIPQIMIVPGVAFDLEGGRVGYGRGYYDRFFAKHKDVITDRIAICYDLQILDKVPMDEYDQRMHSIVTEERVIHI; encoded by the coding sequence ATGCTCACAAAAAAAGAGGTTCGCTCAGAGGTAAAAGAGCTAAAGAAATGTCTTTCCGAGAGCCAAATGAAGGAAAAATCTACATGGATATGTGAGAAGATTTTTGAAATGGTCAAATATAGAGAGCCTTCAATTATCTCTCTCTTTTTAAGTATGCCAGATGAAGTAAGAACTGGTCACCTTATCGATTTATTATGGGCCCAAGGTAAGCATGAAGTCGTTGTTCCTAGAGTAGAGGATAAGACCACAATGTGCTTCTATACCCACTTACCTAATAAGGAGCTAAAGTGTTCAAATTATGGCATTCTCGAACCAATAGATGCTCCATCAGCTGAGCGTATTCCACAAATAATGATTGTGCCCGGAGTGGCCTTTGATTTAGAAGGAGGGCGAGTAGGGTATGGTCGCGGTTACTATGATAGGTTCTTTGCCAAGCATAAGGATGTGATTACCGATCGTATCGCTATTTGCTATGATCTCCAAATTCTAGATAAAGTCCCTATGGATGAATACGATCAGAGGATGCACAGTATAGTAACCGAGGAACGGGTTATTCACATTTAG
- a CDS encoding DciA family protein has protein sequence MRKYTSDHIGKLLGEKRDELDLLSMIKKHQALKMTWDKIPDPRLKKIDIEFMITNEGTLTIQCPSSVLLNYVRRQRSMITNHLSSFMREYEIKNLEIVLGSSSNH, from the coding sequence ATGCGTAAATATACGTCAGATCATATAGGTAAACTTTTGGGTGAAAAACGAGATGAACTTGATCTCCTCAGTATGATCAAGAAGCATCAGGCTCTTAAAATGACTTGGGATAAGATTCCTGACCCTAGACTAAAGAAGATTGATATTGAGTTCATGATAACAAATGAAGGGACATTGACTATTCAATGCCCCTCCAGTGTATTACTCAATTATGTTCGCCGACAACGATCTATGATTACTAATCACCTCTCGTCTTTCATGCGGGAGTATGAAATCAAAAACTTAGAAATAGTACTTGGTTCTTCGTCCAACCATTGA
- the argS gene encoding arginine--tRNA ligase, with translation MDQYRKIEEAMSVALAEALTHLYGIEFSEKTFLSLSPTKKEFDGHYTLVVFPYLKQSRKSPEATAEEVGQYVVEHYSHLFKAYNVVKGFLNLVLTEELFINQLLSISKLDDYGKTTVESDAPLYMVEYSSPNTNKPLHLGHIRNNLLGYSISKILEANGYRVVKTNIVNDRGIHICKSMLAWQKWGDNVTPQSAGKKGDHLIGDFYVLFDKHYKQELHELQSKGLSAEEAEKQSTLMKEARALLKKWEQGDPEVIQLWKTMNGWVYEGFDETYRLMGVDFDKIYYESDTYLVGKKEVLRGLDEGLFVKDPDGSVWADLTSEGYDRKILLRADGTSVYITQDIGTAKLRFEDYPIDQMIYVVGNEQDYHFQVLSIILDKLGYSFGKDLKHFSYGMVELPQGKMKSREGTVVDADDLMEEMISSAYELSSSLGHVVEMDEEERKDMARRVGLGALKYFLLKVEPRKNMLFNPAESIDFNGNTGPFIQYTYARIKSVMRKAEKANVEMIKDFDETLSISDKEMALIMRLNDFPNIVKQAGKDMNPGLLANYAYDLGKEYNQFYHDHSILGEDVSSPVKGFRLLLSEQTSKVLSSALGLLGIEMPERM, from the coding sequence ATGGATCAATATAGAAAGATAGAAGAGGCGATGAGCGTTGCCTTAGCAGAGGCTTTGACACATCTATACGGAATAGAGTTCTCCGAGAAGACTTTCCTCTCACTATCCCCAACCAAGAAAGAGTTTGATGGACATTATACACTTGTAGTTTTTCCTTACCTCAAGCAGAGCCGTAAGTCACCAGAAGCTACAGCGGAAGAGGTGGGTCAATATGTCGTTGAGCATTATTCTCATTTGTTCAAAGCATATAATGTGGTCAAAGGTTTTTTGAATCTAGTACTGACAGAGGAGCTTTTCATCAATCAGCTACTTTCAATTTCTAAGCTGGATGACTATGGTAAAACAACCGTAGAAAGTGATGCCCCTCTCTATATGGTCGAATACTCTTCACCCAATACCAATAAACCACTTCACTTAGGGCATATCAGGAATAATCTGCTAGGGTATAGTATTTCGAAAATACTAGAGGCGAATGGCTATCGTGTGGTAAAGACCAATATCGTTAATGATAGAGGAATCCATATTTGTAAATCCATGCTAGCATGGCAAAAATGGGGCGATAATGTCACACCCCAAAGTGCTGGTAAGAAAGGGGATCATCTTATTGGTGACTTTTATGTTCTTTTCGACAAGCATTATAAGCAAGAATTACATGAGTTGCAGTCAAAGGGACTATCAGCAGAAGAGGCTGAAAAGCAAAGTACATTAATGAAGGAGGCGAGGGCTCTACTAAAAAAATGGGAGCAAGGTGATCCTGAGGTTATTCAGCTTTGGAAAACCATGAATGGCTGGGTATATGAGGGCTTTGATGAAACCTACAGGTTAATGGGTGTTGACTTTGATAAGATTTATTATGAAAGTGATACCTACTTGGTAGGTAAGAAGGAAGTCCTTAGAGGACTTGATGAAGGTCTCTTTGTTAAAGACCCAGATGGTTCGGTTTGGGCAGACCTGACAAGCGAAGGATATGATCGTAAGATACTTCTTCGTGCGGACGGCACCTCTGTATATATTACACAAGATATAGGTACTGCAAAACTACGCTTTGAGGATTATCCAATAGACCAAATGATTTATGTCGTGGGTAATGAACAGGACTACCACTTCCAAGTCTTGAGTATTATTCTAGATAAGCTTGGTTACTCTTTTGGTAAAGATCTTAAGCACTTTTCCTATGGTATGGTTGAATTACCACAGGGTAAGATGAAGAGTAGGGAAGGTACCGTCGTTGATGCCGATGATCTGATGGAGGAAATGATCTCTTCTGCTTACGAGCTGTCTTCTAGCCTTGGACACGTTGTAGAAATGGATGAAGAGGAGAGAAAAGATATGGCTAGGCGTGTAGGCTTAGGGGCACTTAAATATTTTCTACTAAAGGTAGAGCCTCGTAAGAACATGCTCTTTAATCCTGCTGAATCTATAGACTTTAATGGTAATACAGGTCCCTTTATTCAGTACACTTATGCACGTATTAAGAGTGTCATGAGAAAAGCAGAAAAGGCGAATGTAGAGATGATAAAGGACTTTGATGAAACCTTATCTATTTCAGACAAGGAAATGGCCCTTATCATGAGGCTCAATGATTTCCCTAATATTGTTAAGCAAGCTGGTAAAGATATGAACCCAGGACTATTAGCCAACTATGCATATGATCTAGGTAAGGAATATAATCAGTTCTACCATGATCATTCGATTTTGGGTGAAGATGTCAGCTCACCTGTTAAGGGCTTTAGACTACTCTTATCAGAGCAAACCTCTAAGGTTCTTTCTTCAGCGTTAGGGCTTTTGGGCATAGAGATGCCAGAGAGAATGTAA
- a CDS encoding aspartate 1-decarboxylase encodes MLLHMMKSKIHRVKVTDANLNYVGSITIDVDLMEAANILPNEKVQVVNNNNGARIETYVIEGERGSGTICLNGAAARHFQCDDIVLIISYAIMDEDEAKSFTPTVIFPNTDTNKLDK; translated from the coding sequence ATGTTATTACATATGATGAAATCAAAGATCCACCGAGTAAAGGTTACTGATGCTAACCTTAACTACGTCGGTAGTATCACGATTGACGTGGATCTTATGGAAGCGGCTAATATCTTACCTAACGAAAAGGTACAAGTGGTCAATAATAATAACGGTGCTAGGATTGAGACCTACGTTATTGAAGGAGAACGTGGGTCAGGTACAATATGCCTTAACGGTGCGGCAGCACGTCATTTTCAATGCGATGATATAGTTCTTATTATTTCATACGCTATCATGGATGAAGATGAGGCCAAAAGTTTTACCCCAACCGTGATATTTCCTAATACAGATACTAACAAATTAGATAAATAA
- a CDS encoding dCMP deaminase family protein, whose translation MDEKQKKIDVRYLRMAKIWGESSYCKRLQVGALIVKDKMIISDGYNGTPSGFENLCEDDDNKTFPYVLHAEANAITKVAASNNNSNGATIYVTHAPCLECSKLIIQAGIKRVVYSMTYRLTEGIDLLQRAGIKVDCIPIEVDE comes from the coding sequence ATGGACGAAAAGCAGAAAAAGATAGATGTCCGGTACTTAAGAATGGCTAAGATATGGGGCGAAAGCTCGTATTGTAAACGTCTTCAGGTCGGGGCTCTTATAGTCAAGGATAAAATGATTATCTCTGATGGATATAATGGTACTCCATCAGGCTTTGAGAATCTTTGTGAGGATGATGATAATAAGACCTTCCCATACGTACTGCATGCGGAAGCCAATGCTATCACTAAGGTAGCAGCATCCAATAACAATAGTAACGGTGCTACCATTTATGTAACCCATGCACCTTGCTTGGAGTGCTCTAAGTTAATCATACAAGCAGGAATCAAGCGTGTGGTGTATTCGATGACCTATAGGTTGACCGAAGGTATTGATTTGCTCCAAAGAGCAGGGATCAAAGTTGATTGTATCCCTATCGAAGTTGATGAATGA
- the trmB gene encoding tRNA (guanosine(46)-N7)-methyltransferase TrmB: MAKNKLAKFADLDKLDIVLQYPYSVLKSEDGFPYKGHWNEDVFMNTNPIVIELGCGRGEYTLGMARKYPHVNFIGIDIKGNRIWNGAMKAEDEQLPNVRFLRTEIEFLPHFFGPEEVSEIWLTFPDPQMKKTRKRLTSTRFLISYCEILGGDKILNLKSDSSFLYLYTKAVADANHLTILEDYQDVYKEVERGSDLRQIQTYYERQWLARGLDIKYLRISLADLPDRWVEPDIDIPYDTYRSYGRNQRSELNI, encoded by the coding sequence ATGGCCAAGAATAAACTTGCTAAATTTGCCGATCTTGATAAGTTAGATATTGTGTTACAGTACCCATATTCAGTATTAAAGTCTGAAGATGGATTTCCTTACAAAGGACACTGGAACGAAGATGTATTTATGAACACTAATCCGATCGTCATAGAACTGGGCTGCGGTAGGGGTGAGTACACCCTTGGCATGGCTCGGAAGTATCCACATGTTAATTTCATAGGAATTGACATCAAGGGGAATAGGATATGGAATGGTGCGATGAAAGCCGAAGATGAGCAATTACCAAATGTTCGATTTTTAAGAACAGAGATAGAGTTCTTACCACACTTTTTTGGTCCTGAAGAAGTGTCTGAGATCTGGTTGACTTTTCCGGATCCACAGATGAAAAAGACTAGAAAAAGACTCACAAGTACACGCTTTTTGATTAGTTATTGTGAGATACTGGGTGGAGATAAGATCTTGAATCTTAAGAGTGATAGCTCGTTTCTCTATTTATATACAAAGGCGGTAGCTGATGCAAATCACCTTACGATACTTGAGGATTATCAAGATGTATATAAGGAGGTGGAAAGAGGGAGTGACCTGAGGCAAATTCAAACATATTACGAACGACAGTGGTTGGCACGAGGTCTTGATATCAAATACTTGCGGATTTCGCTTGCAGATTTGCCTGACCGTTGGGTGGAGCCAGATATTGATATTCCTTATGACACCTATCGGAGTTACGGTAGGAATCAAAGAAGTGAGTTGAACATATGA
- the recF gene encoding DNA replication and repair protein RecF (All proteins in this family for which functions are known are DNA-binding proteins that assist the filamentation of RecA onto DNA for the initiation of recombination or recombinational repair.), protein MILKQLSLTNFKNIEATTLQFSDKLNCIIGSNGMGKTNLLESIYYLSFTRTNQYLPESMLIRHGAELAVVDAEYEMFEKKEHLYIGMKLGKSKVLKRNKKEYAKMSDHIGIFPLVMIAPSDIDLIRGGSIERRSFMDQIICQESRAYMNAAQAYKGLLEQRNAMLKINFGMDLGLLSILNHQLAEQAEIIMKYRVDWLDRISPLFLKYYHFISDSNEPVMLGYAPSLEGSSFLANDFVQAWENGLQKDLALGYTSIGPHRDDLEMLIDGVLIRKIGSQGQNKTFMVALKFAQYELLRLLHPNNYPILILDDVFDKLDERRVDRIVQLVSGADFGQIFMTDTNRNYLDQILQRLENKSYSIFHAENGNFMTTK, encoded by the coding sequence ATGATACTAAAGCAGTTGTCACTTACCAACTTTAAAAACATTGAGGCTACAACACTTCAATTCTCCGATAAACTAAATTGTATTATCGGATCAAATGGGATGGGTAAGACTAATCTGCTTGAAAGTATCTATTACCTTTCCTTTACTCGTACTAATCAATACCTACCGGAATCGATGCTTATTCGTCATGGAGCTGAGTTAGCTGTCGTGGATGCCGAATACGAAATGTTTGAGAAAAAAGAGCATCTATACATTGGTATGAAGCTTGGTAAGAGTAAGGTTTTGAAGAGAAATAAAAAGGAGTATGCCAAGATGTCCGATCACATCGGCATATTTCCTCTCGTCATGATTGCCCCAAGTGATATAGATCTCATCAGGGGGGGGAGTATAGAGCGGAGAAGCTTTATGGATCAAATAATCTGTCAGGAATCAAGAGCATACATGAATGCAGCTCAGGCGTACAAGGGGCTTCTAGAGCAGCGTAATGCGATGCTTAAGATCAACTTTGGCATGGATCTAGGATTGCTTTCTATCCTTAATCATCAGCTAGCAGAGCAGGCTGAAATTATCATGAAGTATAGAGTAGATTGGCTGGATAGAATCTCTCCCCTATTCCTTAAGTATTATCATTTCATATCGGATTCTAACGAGCCTGTGATGCTTGGGTATGCTCCGTCCTTGGAGGGGAGTTCGTTCCTTGCAAATGATTTTGTACAAGCTTGGGAAAATGGGTTACAAAAAGATCTGGCCCTTGGTTATACTTCTATCGGACCACATAGGGATGACTTAGAGATGTTGATTGATGGGGTCTTAATCAGAAAGATTGGCTCTCAGGGTCAGAATAAAACGTTTATGGTAGCTCTTAAATTTGCACAGTACGAGTTACTCCGACTATTACATCCTAATAACTACCCTATCCTAATCCTTGATGATGTCTTTGATAAACTAGATGAGCGTAGGGTGGATAGAATCGTGCAATTGGTTTCTGGAGCAGATTTTGGTCAAATCTTTATGACAGATACTAACCGTAATTATCTTGATCAGATCCTTCAACGACTAGAGAATAAGTCTTACAGTATATTTCATGCTGAAAATGGGAATTTCATGACCACCAAGTAA